A DNA window from Amphiprion ocellaris isolate individual 3 ecotype Okinawa chromosome 8, ASM2253959v1, whole genome shotgun sequence contains the following coding sequences:
- the b4galt5 gene encoding beta-1,4-galactosyltransferase 5: protein MPTHLRFRRRSFLGLIFLFSLSTSALYFIYSAPGIVNEYVFMVQARGIQIRENVKNIGAQVLEQVVRGAYSINGTDYSYDLNFNESDAPPTTYLPEGFTYLPSQVCPERLPSMKGRLEVNMSEVSLEEVERVLLKGEPSMAPGGYWKPSDCLPRWKVAILVPFRNRHEHLPILLRHLVPVLQKQRLQFAFYVIEQVGTEPFNRAMLFNVGYKEAMKDMNWDCLVFHDVDHLMENDRNYYGCTEMPRHFAVKLDKYSYMLPYNEFFGGVSGLTVKQFKKINGFPNAFWGWGGEDDDLWNRVRFANYTVSRPHGEQGRYMSIPHHHRGEVQFLGRYSLLRHSKERQKVDGLNNLNYSPLVSRRLLYTNITVSLSRKLAPIADY from the exons TGAATGAGTATGTGTTCATGGTCCAAGCCAGAGGGATCCAGATCAGAGAGAACGTAAAGAACATTGGAGCTCAGGTTCTGGAGCAAGTAGTGAGAGGGGCCTACAGCATCAATGGCACAG ATTATTCCTATGACCTCAACTTCAATGAGAGTGATGCTCCGCCCACCACATACCTCCCTGAGGGCTTCACCTACCTCCCTTCACAGGTTTGCCCTGAGAGGCTGCCCTCCATGA AGGGCAGGCTGGAGGTGAATATGAGTGAGGTATCTCTGGAGGAGGTGGAAAGGGTCTTGCTGAAAGGAGAGCCTAGCATGGCCCCAGGAGGCTACTGGAAGCCCAGCGACTGTTTACCTCGCTGGAAG gTGGCAATCCTTGTTCCATTCAGGAACCGACATGAGCATTTGCCCATCCTCCTGAGACACCTGGTGCCAGTGCTGCAGAAACAGAGACTCCAGTTTGCCTTTTATGTCATCGAGCAG gtGGGGACAGAGCCATTTAACCGAGCCATGCTGTTCAATGTGGGCTACAAGGAGGCTATGAAGGACATGAACTGGGACTGTCTGGTTTTCCATGATGTCGACCACCTcatggagaacgacaggaactATTATGGCTGTACGGAAATGCCCCGACACTTTGCGGTCAAACTCGACAAGTACTCCTATAT GCTTCCGTATAATGAGTTCTTCGGTGGTGTCAGTGGCCTGACGGTGAAGCAGTTCAAAAAGATTAATGGATTTCCTAATGCATTCTGGGGCTGGGGAGGAGAGGACGATGACCTCTGGAACAG GGTGCGGTTTGCCAATTACACAGTAAGTAGACCGCACGGAGAGCAGGGACGCTACATGTCAATTCCACATCACCATCGCGGAGAAGTGCAGTTCCTGGGAAG GTATAGTCTACTACGCCACTCAAAGGAGAGACAGAAGGTGGATGGTCTTAACAACCTTAACTACTCCCCTCTAGTGTCCAGGAGGCTCCTCTACACCAACATCACAGTCAGCTTGAGCAGAAAACTTGCACCCATAGCTGACTACTGA